Part of the Woronichinia naegeliana WA131 genome, TTGGATATTTTATATCTGCTGGTGTACAAGTCGCATCTAACAATAACTTTCCTTCATTTTCTTTTTTTTCTGACGCTACACCCGTCGCTTTTTTTTCTATTTCTTTATTAATTTTATTTATTAATTCCATTCCTATTTTTTTACGAAAATGAACCATCATTGACGCATTAAATGCTTCTTTGCTACTATAGCTTTCCATTCCTATAAAGTACTGTAAATAAGGGTTCTCTTTTATTTGTTCTACTGTTTCTCTGTCACTTTTTCCTGAAATTTCTTTGATAATTAATGCTCCTAATGCCATTCTAAATGATTTGGCTGGGGCTCCTTTTTTTTCTGTGAAGTTTTTTGCATATTCTTCCTCATATTCTTCCCAAAGAATCATTTTTGACATTTCTATCCAACGATTTTCTTCGTCTAACTGCCCGCCGAACAGATTTTTCAAGTTTTCTGGTGTTTCAATTGAGTACTGTTGCTTTCGGTACATCTGCTTTCTCTCTTCTTAATGCAATGGTTTTGAGGCATTCTACCCTATTTTCGTGCATTCTAGCGGTTCTTAATTCGCCTACTATTTTTCTCCGTAAAGGTTTCAGCTTTTTTCAGCAAGCCCTAAATAGCTTATATGGCAGGGATGATGTAGAATATCAACTAATATAAATTTTTCTCAAATCTATCCCCTAAATCAACGTTTTTATGACTAACATTTTTGCGCTATTATTTTTTGTCTTAAATCAATTGACAGTAGAACAGCAATTGGCAGAGAAATATTGTCTCTCAAAGACTAATTTTAAACAGCCTTGCCCAAGTTGTGGCTCTTATCACACTATTAAGAATGGTTCCGCCCATAATGGTAAGCCCAAAAATCTATGTAAAGACTGTGGTCGCCAGTTTGTTATTAACTCTAGTCAGAAGGTAATCGTTCAGGGGGACAAAATCTGATAATCTAAAAGTCATGGAAGAAAAACAGCTACTAGAGACAGCCGAAATTGACGAAAATGATTGGGAGCAAACCCCAGTCAGCGTCAGAAATCTGGTGGTAAAATTATTCGATAAGATAGAGCAACTAGAAAAACACCTCAAAGAATTGCAGGAAACAAACGAAAAGATTAGCGAAAAAGTCAATCAGAATTCTCAAAACTCAAATAACCCTCCTACGTCAGAGCCGCTAAATGTTGAAATTCCCAAGAAAAAAAAGAAACGCGAGTCGGGAGCATCCCAGATTTGCAATGAGTAAAAGTACTCAGGCAATAGCTTCATTGAGATAAGCACAGCGTAATCTCAATATTTGAGGAACGTTTTCTGACTTCCAACAAGCCCCTGCTATTTGTATTCTCTTGCCAATTTGTTTGATTTTTGACTCTACACTTCCTGAGCCAATGCAGATACCTAAGTCTTGATAGAGTCCATAATCTGGCATTCTGCTTTCATGTTTCTTCATATAATTGATGAAGTTAATTGCTTCCTTTTGTTTTGAACCGTTCAATTCTTTAATTGCTGAATCTTGCTCCCCTTGCCATAAGTACGTCTCTATTTGCCTCTTTACCTTTTTTGAAACTTTCACTTTATGGATATTTTCCACCAAGTGATACCAATCCAATACTTCCCTTCTTTCGTCTTTATCCCTTATCTTTTCTATCAGATTCCAAATCCCATCATGTCCATCTCCTAAGCAAGTTACTACTCTCGCTAATGGTTGATTATTTGTCCAAGCGATTAATTCTTCCTGCGCTTGAAAAAATGCCGCACATACCTGACCATGTAAGCTTACTGCTTTATAATTTTTGGTTCTACCAGAGTTGCTAGGTAGGGCTTGCTGAAAAAGTCAAAAAACGAAAGAAATGTGGGTTAGGGAAGTATGGACTGAAAAAGCATAGATAACTTATCCTTATGGAAACAAATCAAAATACAGATTTTGTTTAATCTATTGTTCCTTTCTGTCTAAAAAGGTCAACACAAATCACTCCTCACAAAAGAGAGGAAAATTAACACCATTTTTCACAAGAAAAACGACTCTACAACTTTTTACTTTTTGTCTTCTGAAGTAGAGTAGAAAGATTCATTACCAAAAAGTTCATCGCAATTACCGTTTCCGAGGTCTCAGGTAGTTTGGCCATCACTCGACCAAGACTAAATTTCCTCTTTCCCTGTCCGAATTTACCCTCAATGGCATTACGCACTCTTTCATCTGAGCGTGCCTCTTTCTTTTTTTCTTTGCTCACCTCTTTCGGCGGTCTTCCCAATCGGGGACCACTCATTCTTATATCCCTTTCTTTACAATAAGCTCGATTCGCTTTTGTTCGATAGATTTTATCCACATGAACCGATTCCGGATAACATCCTGTTTCCCTTTTATATTCTTCTATTCGCGCTTGTAAATCTCCCGATTCGTTGTAATTATCCCAACTTAATTTGTCTAAGAAGACAAAGCCATTCACATTACTTGCCGATATTTTAGCTCCAAACTCTACTGCTTTTCCCGCTTTTCCACGCACTATTGGACGCACGTGAGGTTGGCTTACACTCACAATTCTGTTTTCTACTTTATTTGTCTTTTTTTCATACATTTCTAACTGTTGCTCATACACTTTTCCTATCGTTACAAGCTCTTCTTGCTCTTTTTTCGTTAGTTTTTCTAACTTTGCTCCCTCTTCTATCATTTTTTCTATATCAGACAAGTTTCTTTTTATATATCCTAGTTGTTTTTTTGTTCCTTTTCTTCTTTCTTTTTTTGACACACGACGTTTTTTTGCTATGGCTAAGTACTCTTTTCTTGCCACTTCCCTATAAGTCCTCGGCTTTTCTTTCCTTTTCTCTTTTATTTCTTCATACAGCTTATCTATTATTTTTTCTGTTTTTTCTCTGGCATCATTCAATATTCCTATATCCGTTGGATATTTTATATCTGCTGGTGTACAAGTCGCATCTAACAATAACTTTCCTTCATTTTCTTTTTTTTCTGACGCTACACCCGTCGCTTTTTTTTCTATTTCTTTATTAATTTTATTTATTAATTCCATTCCTATTTTTTTACGAAAATGAACCATCATTGACGCATTAAATGCTTCTTTGCTACTATAGCTTTCCATTCCTATAAAGTACTGTAAATAAGGGTTCTCTTTTATTTGTTCTACTGTTTCTCTGTCACTTTTTCCTGAAATTTCTTTGATAATTAATGCTCCTAATGCCATTCTAAATGATTTGGCTGGGGCTCCTTTTTTTTCTGTGAAGTTTTTTGCATATTCTTCCTCATATTCTTCCCAAAGAATCATTTTTGACATTTCTATCCAACGATTTTCTTCGTCTAACTGCCCGCCGAACAGATTTTTCAAGTTTTCTGGTGTTTCAATTGAGTACTGTTGCTTTCGGTACATCTGCTTTCTCTCTTCTTAATGCAATGGTTTTGAGGCATTCTACCCTATTTTCGTGCATTCTAGCGGTTCTTAATTCGCCTACTATTTTTCTCCGTAAAGGTTTCAGCTTTTTTCAGCAAGCCCTAAGTAATAGTTCATTAGCAAAACTTTGGCGTTTTTCAAAATATAATGACCTAAATTGGGAACTCCATACCTGTTGATGAGAATTGACATATATCTCTCTTTTGTTATTTTAGGAAATAATTTTAAATCTCAAATCTTACAGCCCTTGCTCAACAAGGATTCTGTCGTTATTTCTGAGTATAAAGTAAAATGTGTATTTCCTCTTAACTTAATCGCTCGGAAGTCTTTCCATAGCAAGACTTCAGTATTTGAGGTCTGAAAATGTCTTCATGGACTAACAGAAGAGAGATACTTCATAGAGATCCCTCTATGATAAAAATTGCCTACAAAAAACCATAAAAATAGTAACAGTAGATGTGGTGGCTTTATCGGAGGAATATTGGGGATACACTTTAGCCTAAAATGATTCTAGTTTTGTATATTTGAGGTAAAATAAAAATCTTAAGTTTTTAGTCGCATAAGGAGAGTCTTGAGTTATGGCAAAATCTCAAAGTTTTGAAGAAACCTATCCTAATCTTGCTCGCTTTATTGATGGCAGTAGTGGCGGCTGGATTGAGCTTGGCGATAGTGAACATATTAATTCTTTTGCCAGAGCCTATGATATGGGAGGAACAATCTATGAAGGAAAAAGCTCATATAAGACGGTAGATGCGGCTTTACAGGATTTAGAAAAGCACGTTGCTGAGTATATGGAAGAAAATGGTATTGATTGAATGATTGCTATAAGATTTATTTTTTTTGCTAAGGAGATTAATTTAAGTAGGGCTTGCTGAAAAAGTCAAAAAACGAAAGAAATGTGGGTTAGGGAAGTATGGACTGAAAAAGCATAGATAACTTATCCTTATGGAAACAAATCAAAATACAGATTTTGTTTAATCTATTGTTCCTTTCTGTCTAAAAAGGTCAACACAAATCACTCCTCACAAAAGAGAGGAAAATTAACACCATTTTTCACAAGAAAAACGACTCTACAACTTTTTACTTTTTGTCTTCTGAAGTAGAGTAGAAAGATTCATTACCAAAAAGTTCATCGCAATTACCGTTTCCGAGGTCTCAGGTAGTTTGGCCATCACTCGACCAAGACTAAATTTCCTCTTTCCCTGTCCGAATTTACCCTCAATGGCATTACGCACTCTTTCATCTGAGCGTGCCTCTTTCTTTTTTTCTTTGCTCACCTCTTTCGGCGGTCTTCCCAATCGGGGACCACTCATTCTTATATCCCTTTCTTTACAATAAGCTCGATTCGCTTTTGTTCGATAGATTTTATCCACATGAACCGATTCCGGATAACATCCTGTTTCCCTTTTATATTCTTCTATTCGCGCTTGTAAATCTCCCGATTCGTTGTAATTATCCCAACTTAATTTGTCTAAGAAGACAAAGCCATTCACATTACTTGCCGATATTTTAGCTCCAAACTCTACTGCTTTTCCCGCTTTTCCACGCACTATTGGACGCACGTGAGGTTGGCTTACACTCACAATTCTGTTTTCTACTTTATTTGTCTTTTTTTCATACATTTCTAACTGTTGCTCATACACTTTTCCTATCGTTACAAGCTCTTCTTGCTCTTTTTTCGTTAGTTTTTCTAACTTTGCTCCCTCTTCTATCATTTTTTCTATATCAGACAAGTTTCTTTTTATATATCCTAGTTGTTTTTTTGTTCCTTTTCTTCTTTCTTTTTTTGACACACGACGTTTTTTTGCTATGGCTAAGTAGGGCTTGCTGAAAAAGTCAAAAAACGAAAGAAATGTGGGTTAGGGAAGTATGGACTGAAAAAGCATAGATAACTTATCCTTATGGAAACAAATCAAAATACAGATTTTGTTTAATCTATTGTTCCTTTCTGTCTAAAAAGGTCAACACAAATCACTCCTCACAAAAGAGAGGAAAATTAACACCATTTTTCACAAGAAAAACGACTCTACAACTTTTTACTTTTTGTCTTCTGAAGTAGAGTAGAAAGATTCATTACCAAAAAGTTCATCGCAATTACCGTTTCCGAGGTCTCAGGTAGGGCTTGCTGAATAAGTCTGCAAATCGAACCTAGATGCCACAGGGCGCGAAAAATGGTGACTTCAGAAATCAGTTTCCGATTTTAACCCACAATTTTCTAGCAAAGTGCATGGATTTTGAGCCTTCAAATGCCATAAGCTTGCACCTAATCGTGTTCAAAATGGCTGAAAAGCTTATCTGATAAAGGTTCTGCCTTTATTCGGCAAACCCCAGGTAGTTTGGCCATCACTCGACCAAGACTAAATTTCCTCTTTCCCTGTCCGAATTTACCCTCAATGGCATTACGCACTCTTTCATCTGAGCGTGCCTCTTTCTTTTTTTCTTTGCTCACCTCTTTCGGCGGTCTTCCCAATCGGGGACCACTCATTCTTATATCCCTTTCTTTACAATAAGCTCGATTCGCTTTTGTTCGATAGATTTTATCCACATGAACCGATTCCGGATAACATCCTGTTTCCCTTTTATATTCTTCTATTCGCGCTTGTAAATCTCCCGATTCGTTGTAATTATCCCAACTTAATTTGTCTAAGAAGACAAAGCCATTCACATTACTTGCCGATATTTTAGCTCCAAACTCTACTGCTTTTCCCGCTTTTCCACGCACTATTGGACGCACGTGAGGTTGGCTTACACTCACAATTCTGTTTTCTACTTTATTTGTCTTTTTTTCATACATTTCTAACTGTTGCTCATACACTTTTCCTATCGTTACAAGCTCTTCTTGCTCTTTTTTCGTTAGTTTTTCTAACTTTGCTCCCTCTTCTATCATTTTTTCTATATCAGACAAGTTTCTTTTTATATATCCTAGTTGTTTTTTTGTTCCTTTTCTTCTTTCTTTTTTTGACACACGACGTTTTTTTGCTATGGCTAAGTACTCTTTTCTTGCCACTTCCCTATAAGTCCTCGGCTTTTCTTTCCTTTTCTCTTTTATTTCTTCATACAGCTTATCTATTATTTTTTCTGTTTTTTCTCTGGCATCATTCAATATTCCTATATCCGTTGGATATTTTATATCTGCTGGTGTACAAGTCGCATCTAACAATAACTTTCCTTCATTTTCTTTTTTTTCTGACGCTACACCCGTCGCTTTTTTTTCTATTTCTTTATTAATTTTATTTATTAATTCCATTCCTATTTTTTTACGAAAATGAACCATCATTGACGCATTAAATGCTTCTTTGCTACTATAGCTTTCCATTCCTATAAAGTACTGTAAATAAGGGTTCTCTTTTATTTGTTCTACTGTTTCTCTGTCACTTTTTCCTGAAATTTCTTTGATAATTAATGCTCCTAATGCCATTCTAAATGATTTGGCTGGGGCTCCTTTTTTTTCTGTGAAGTTTTTTGCATATTCTTCCTCATATTCTTCCCAAAGAATCATTTTTGACATTTCTATCCAACGATTTTCTTCGTCTAACTGCCCGCCGAACAGATTTTTCAAGTTTTCTGGTGTTTCAATTGAGTACTGTTGCTTTCGGTACATCTGCTTTCTCTCTTCTTAATGCAATGGTTTTGAGGCATTCTACCCTATTTTCGTGCATTCTAGCGGTTCTTAATTCGCCTACTATTTTTCTCCGTAAAGGTTTCAGCTTTTTTCAGCAAGCCCTAAGTAATAGTTCATTAGCAAAACTTTGGCGTTTTTCAAAATATAATGACCTAAATTGGGAACTCCATACCTGTTGATGAGAATTGACATATATCTCTCTTTTGTTATTTTAGGAAATAATTTTAAATCTCAAATCTTACAGCCCTTGCTCAACAAGGATTCTGTCGTTATTTCTGAGTATAAAGTAAAATGTGTATTTCCTCTTAACTTAATCGCTCGGAAGTCTTTCCATAGCAAGACTTCAGTATTTGAGGTCTGAAAATGTCTTCATGGACTAACAGAAGAGAGATACTTCATAGAGATCCCTCTATGATAAAAATTGCCTACAAAAAACCATAAAAATAGTAACAGTAGATGTGGTGGCTTTATCGGAGGAATATTGGGGATACACTTTAGCCTAAAATGATTCTAGTTTTGTATATTTGAGGTAAAATAAAAATCTTAAGTTTTTAGTCGCATAAGGAGAGTCTTGAGTTATGGCAAAATCTCAAAGTTTTGAAGAAACCTATCCTAATCTTGCTCGCTTTATTGATGGCAGTAGTGGCGGCTGGATTGAGCTTGGCGATAGTGAACATATTAATTCTTTTGCCAGAGCCTATGATATGGGAGGAACAATCTATGAAGGAAAAAGCTCATATAAGACGGTAGATGCGGCTTTACAGGATTTAGAAAAGCACGTTGCTGAGTATATGGAAGAAAATGGTATTGATTGAATGATTGCTATAAGATTTATTTTTTTTGCTAAGGAGATTAATTTAAGTAGGGCTTGCTGAAAAAGTCAAAAAACGAAAGAAATGTGGGTTAGGGAAGTATGGACTGAAAAAGCATAGATAACTTATCCTTATGGAAACAAATCAAAATACAGATTTTGTTTAATCTATTGTTCCTTTCTGTCTAAAAAGGTCAACACAAATCACTCCTCACAAAAGAGAGGAAAATTAACACCATTTTTCACAAGAAAAACGACTCTACAACTTTTTACTTTTTGTCTTCTGAAGTAGAGTAGAAAGATTCATTACCAAAAAGTTCATCGCAATTACCGTTTCCGAGGTCTCAGGTAGTTTGGCCATCACTCGACCAAGACTAAATTTCCTCTTTCCCTGTCCGAATTTACCCTCAATGGCATTACGCACTCTTTCATCTGAGCGTGCCTCTTTCTTTTTTTCTTTGCTCACCTCTTTCGGCGGTCTTCCCAATCGGGGACCACTCATTCTTATATCCCTTTCTTTACAATAAGCTCGATTCGCTTTTGTTCGATAGATTTTATCCACATGAACCGATTCCGGATAACATCCTGTTTCCCTTTTATATTCTTCTATTCGCGCTTGTAAATCTCCCGATTCGTTGTAATTATCCCAACTTAATTTGTCTAAGAAGACAAAGCCATTCACATTACTTGCCGATATTTTAGCTCCAAACTCTACTGCTTTTCCCGCTTTTCCACGCACTATTGGACGCACGTGAGGTTGGCTTACACTCACAATTCTGTTTTCTACTTTATTTGTCTTTTTTTCATACATTTCTAACTGTTGCTCATACACTTTTCCTATCGTTACAAGCTCTTCTTGCTCTTTTTTCGTTAGTTTTTCTAACTTTGCTCCCTCTTCTATCATTTTTTCTATATCAGACAAGTTTCTTTTTATATATCCTAGTTGTTTTTTTGTTCCTTTTCTTCTTTCTTTTTTTGACACACGACGTTTTTTTGCTATGGCTAAGTAGGGCTTGCTGAAAAAGTCAAAAAACGAAAGAAATGTGGGTTAGGGAAGTATGGACTGAAAAAGCATAGATAACTTATCCTTATGGAAACAAATCAAAATACAGATTTTGTTTAATCTATTGTTCCTTTCTGTCTAAAAAGGTCAACACAAATCACTCCTCACAAAAGAGAGGAAAATTAACACCATTTTTCACAAGAAAAACGACTCTACAACTTTTTACTTTTTGTCTTCTGAAGTAGAGTAGAAAGATTCATTACCAAAAAGTTCATCGCAATTACCGTTTCCGAGGTCTCAGGTAGGGCTTGCTGAATAAGTCTGCAAATCGAACCTAGATGCCACAGGGCGCGAAAAATGGTGACTTCAGAAATCAGTTTCCGATTTTAACCCACAATTTTCTAGCAAAGTGCATGGATTTTGAGCCTTCAAATGCCATAAGCTTGCACCTAATCGTGTTCAAAATGGCTGAAAAGCTTATCTGATAAAGGTTCTGCCTTTATTCGGCAAACCCCAGGTAGTTTGGCCATCACTCGACCAAGACTAAATTTCCTCTTTCCCTGTCCGAATTTACCCTCAATGGCATTACGCACTCTTTCATCTGAGCGTGCCTCTTTCTTTTTTTCTTTGCTCACCTCTTTCGGCGGTCTTCCCAATCGGGGACCACTCATTCTTATATCCCTTTCTTTACAATAAGCTCGATTCGCTTTTGTTCGATAGATTTTATCCACATGAACCGATTCCGGATAACATCCTGTTTCCCTTTTATATTCTTCTATTCGCGCTTGTAAATCTCCCGATTCGTTGTAATTATCCCAACTTAATTTGTCTAAGAAGACAAAGCCATTCACATTACTTGCCGATATTTTAGCTCCAAACTCTACTGCTTTTCCCGCTTTTCCACGCACTATTGGACGCACGTGAGGTTGGCTTACACTCACAATTCTGTTTTCTACTTTATTTGTCTTTTTTTCATACATTTCTAACTGTTGCTCATACACTTTTCCTATCGTTACAAGCTCTTCTTGCTCTTTTTTCGTTAGTTTTTCTAACTTTGCTCCCTCTTCTATCATTTTTTCTATATCAGACAAGTTTCTTTTTATATATCCTAGTTGTTTTTTTGTTCCTTTTCTTCTTTCTTTTTTTGACACACGACGTTTTTTTGCTATGGCTAAGTACTCTTTTCTTGCCACTTCCCTATAAGTCCTCGGCTTTTCTTTCCTTTTCTCTTTTATTTCTTCATACAGCTTATCTATTATTTTTTCTGTTTTTTCTCTGGCATCATTCAATATTCCTATATCCGTTGGATATTTTATATCTGCTGGTGTACAAGTCGCATCTAACAATAACTTTCCTTCATTTTCTTTTTTTTCTGACGCTACACCCGTCGCTTTTTTTTCTATTTCTTTATTAATTTTATTTATTAATTCCATTCCTATTTTTTTACGAAAATGAACCATCATTGACGCATTAAATGCTTCTTTGCTACTATAGCTTTCCATTCCTATAAAGTACTGTAAATAAGGGTTCTCTTTTATTTGTTCTACTGTTTCTCTGTCACTTTTTCCTGAAATTTCTTTGATAATTAATGCTCCTAATGCCATTCTAAATGATTTGGCTGGGGCTCCTTTTTTTTCTGTGAAGTTTTTTGCATATTCTTCCTCATATTCTTCCCAAAGAATCATTTTTGACATTTCTATCCAACGATTTTCTTCGTCTAACTGCCCGCCGAACAGATTTTTCAAGTTTTCTGGTGTTTCAATTGAGTACTGTTGCTTTCGGTACATCTGCTTTCTCTCTTCTTAATGCAATGGTTTTGAGGCATTCTACCCTATTTTCGTGCATTCTAGCGGTTCTTAATTCGCCTACTATTTTTCTCCGTAAAGGTTTCAGCTTTTTTCAGCAAGCCCTAAGTACTCTTTTCTTGCCACTTCCCTATAAGTCCTCGGCTTTTCTTTCCTTTTCTCTTTTATTTCTTCATACAGCTTATCTATTATTTTTTCTGTTTTTTCTCTGGCATCATTCAATATTCCTATATCCGTTGGATATTTTATATCTGCTGGTGTACAAGTCGCATCTAACAATAACTTTCCTTCATTTTCTTTTTTTTCTGACGCTACACCCGTCGCTTTTTTTCTATTTCTTTATTAATTTTATTTATTAATTCCATTCCTATTTTTTTACGAAAATGAACCATCATTGACGCATTAAATGCTTCTTTGCTACTATAGCTTTCCATTCCTATAAAGTACTGTAAATAAGGGTTCTCTTTTATTTGTTCTACTGTTTCTCTGTCACTTTTTCCTGAAATTTCTTTGATAATTAATGCTCCTAATGCCATTCTAAATGATTTGGCTGGGGCTCCTTTTTTTTCTGTGAAGTTTTTTGCATATTCTTCCTCATATTCTTCCCAGGGAATCATTTTTGACATTTCTATCCAACGATTTTCTTCGTCTAACTGCCCGCCGAACAGATTTTTCAAGTTTTCTGGTGTTTCAATTGAGTACTGTTGCTTTCGGTACATCTGCTTTCTCTCTTCTTAATGCAATGGTTTTGAGGCATTCTACCCTATTTTCGTGCATTCTAGCGGTTCTTAATTCGCCTACTATTTTTCTCCGTAAAGGTTTCAGCTTTTTTCAGCAAGCCCTAAGTAAACTTTTTTGAACTTTTGAGCCTTAAAAGTTAACTGTTAACTAAACTTAAGCTATAGACAGATTAGTCTATATTTTTAACGGAGAGACTTTATGTTTTGTGAACAATGCGAACAGACTGCAAGTGGGAATGGTTGTCATCAATTTGGAGCCGGTGGTAAAAGTCCAGAGGTGAATGCTATTCAAGACTTAATGGTTTATTGTTTGCGCGGATTGGCTCCCGTTGTCATCAAAGCACGAGAATTGGGCATGGAAACCCATCAAGCGGATGTTTTTATCTGTGAAACGCTATTTGCGACGATGACTAATGTGAATTTTAGTCCCAAGCGATTCACGACTTATTTAGAGAAATGTTTAGATTTACGAGAAAACCTACGCGCAGAAATTGCTCAAACTTCTTCTAAATCCATTGAATGGTCAAAAATCAGCAATTATCACCCCAATTTTGATCAAGATTTAGCAGAACAAGGAGAAGATGCTAATTTACATTTCTTAAGTCAGGCTCAGGATGTAGATATTTTTTCGCTCAAGTTAACCGTTCTCTATGGTGTAAAAGGGTTAGCTTCCTATACTTTCCATGCCTACGAGTTGGGCCAAGAAGATGATAAAATTTACGCTTTTATTGAGGAAGCCTTAGCTGATTTAGATCGTAATGATTTACCTATAGGTGATTGGGTTAGCCTTGCTTTAAAAGTCGGTGAAATGAATTTACGGGCGATGGAATTATTGGATTTAGGTCATACAAGCAGCTTTGGTCATCCTACACCGACTCCTGTGCCTTTAAATCACAAACCAGGCAAGGCAATTTTAGTTTCTGGCCATGATATTAAACAGTTAGCTGCAATTTTAGAACAAACTAAAGATCAGGAAATTACTGTTTATACTCACGGTGAACTTTTACCGGCTCATGGTTATCCTAAACTTAAAGCAAACTATCCCCATCTTTATGGTCACTTTGGTACGGCTTGGCAAAATCAAACTAAAGATTTCGCTGCTTTTCCAGGGGCGATCGCTGTTACAACCAATTGTTTAATGCCGCCTCATGAAAACTATGGTGATAAAATTTTTACGGTTGGGCCAGTGGGTTATCCAGGCTTAAAAGCATTGATGACTACTGACAATACCAGTCCAGATTATTCTCCTTTAATTCAAAAGGCTTTAGAATTACCAGGCTTTACCGAAGAAAGTGAATATCGGCAAGTTTTGACAGGCTTTGCCCATAACGCGGTAATGACGGTAGCGGATCAAGTTATTGATGCGGTAAAAGCAGGAAAAATTCGTCATTTCTTCCTCGTGGGAGGCTGTAACGGCGCCAAACCTGGACGAACTTATTACAC contains:
- the hcp gene encoding hydroxylamine reductase, with the translated sequence MFCEQCEQTASGNGCHQFGAGGKSPEVNAIQDLMVYCLRGLAPVVIKARELGMETHQADVFICETLFATMTNVNFSPKRFTTYLEKCLDLRENLRAEIAQTSSKSIEWSKISNYHPNFDQDLAEQGEDANLHFLSQAQDVDIFSLKLTVLYGVKGLASYTFHAYELGQEDDKIYAFIEEALADLDRNDLPIGDWVSLALKVGEMNLRAMELLDLGHTSSFGHPTPTPVPLNHKPGKAILVSGHDIKQLAAILEQTKDQEITVYTHGELLPAHGYPKLKANYPHLYGHFGTAWQNQTKDFAAFPGAIAVTTNCLMPPHENYGDKIFTVGPVGYPGLKALMTTDNTSPDYSPLIQKALELPGFTEESEYRQVLTGFAHNAVMTVADQVIDAVKAGKIRHFFLVGGCNGAKPGRTYYTEFVEQVPDDCIVLTLACGKFRFFDKELGNIGNLPRLMDVGQCNDAYSAIQIALELANAFNIGVNELPLSMILSWYSNSKFAL